One window of the Mycobacterium haemophilum DSM 44634 genome contains the following:
- a CDS encoding PPE family protein, whose protein sequence is MALDFSWLPPEINSARIFAGAGSGPLFVAAAAWDGLASDLQASASSFASVIAGLASGQWAGPASVSMAAAATPYVGWLSAAAGQAELAASQARAAATAFESALAATVPPVAVTANRTALSSLLATNIFGINAPAIAATEFQYVEMWAQDVAAMVAYFLGATSVASTLTPFSAPPLNLAALTGVVSQAVSDVSAAGLAAWTGLTTQVQSAVAALPGAVSTVESLVAQLPLSQLSSVAQVAAYPASMAISPLMSLMMQGANGSTAALAGSTASLGADVPKFAGTAVPDMKPLGGVGGGLGSGMSAGLGQARLVGAMSVPPTWQGSMPARMVSSAMSGLGAMPAAMAEAPTGGGMPMMPMPMGMGGGGMPGGMMGRGGASPHVVQSRPSVVPRTGVG, encoded by the coding sequence ATGGCTCTGGATTTTTCATGGTTGCCGCCCGAGATTAACTCCGCGCGAATCTTTGCTGGGGCGGGTTCGGGGCCGTTGTTTGTGGCGGCGGCGGCCTGGGATGGGCTGGCATCGGATTTGCAGGCGTCGGCGTCGTCATTCGCCTCGGTGATTGCGGGGTTGGCCAGTGGGCAGTGGGCGGGTCCGGCATCGGTGTCGATGGCGGCGGCGGCGACGCCGTACGTGGGGTGGTTGAGCGCGGCGGCGGGACAGGCAGAGTTAGCGGCTAGTCAGGCTCGAGCGGCGGCGACGGCGTTTGAGTCGGCGTTGGCGGCCACGGTGCCGCCGGTGGCGGTGACGGCGAATCGGACAGCGTTGTCGTCGTTATTGGCGACAAACATCTTCGGTATTAACGCTCCAGCGATCGCGGCCACGGAGTTTCAGTATGTGGAGATGTGGGCTCAGGATGTGGCCGCGATGGTGGCGTATTTCCTGGGGGCGACGTCGGTGGCATCGACGTTGACGCCGTTTAGTGCGCCGCCGCTGAATTTGGCGGCGTTGACGGGGGTGGTGTCGCAGGCGGTCTCGGACGTGTCAGCGGCGGGATTAGCGGCGTGGACTGGGTTGACCACGCAGGTGCAGTCGGCGGTCGCGGCGTTGCCGGGCGCGGTGTCCACGGTGGAGTCGTTGGTCGCCCAGCTGCCGTTGTCGCAGCTATCGTCGGTGGCCCAGGTGGCCGCGTATCCGGCCAGCATGGCGATTTCGCCGCTGATGTCGCTGATGATGCAAGGGGCGAATGGGAGCACAGCCGCGTTGGCTGGTTCTACCGCGAGCTTAGGGGCCGATGTGCCGAAGTTCGCGGGCACGGCTGTGCCGGATATGAAGCCGCTGGGCGGTGTCGGTGGGGGATTGGGTTCGGGGATGTCGGCGGGTTTGGGTCAGGCGCGGTTGGTGGGGGCGATGTCGGTGCCGCCGACGTGGCAGGGGTCAATGCCGGCTCGGATGGTGAGTTCGGCGATGTCGGGGTTGGGGGCGATGCCTGCGGCGATGGCAGAGGCTCCTACCGGTGGCGGTATGCCGATGATGCCGATGCCGATGGGTATGGGCGGCGGGGGTATGCCCGGCGGGATGATGGGCCGCGGTGGCGCGAGTCCGCATGTGGTGCAGTCGCGGCCCAGCGTGGTGCCACGCACCGGGGTCGGATAG